From Funiculus sociatus GB2-C1:
ATCTAAACGGGCTGAGCATGATTTCTATGACCAGATTTGGTTCTCTCGCATCCGTTCATTAACCTGTCACCCTTGATCTACCAAGCATCTACAAAGATGTGTCAGGCAGTCAGGTTCTTACCCTATCTCAGCAGATTGGCGCTAAGGAATGGCACGAATTGGCACTCTACCATCTAGGTAGGTATTACTTGAATTTGTGTCAATTTAATGATTCTATCATCCAGTTTGAGCAATTACTGCAACTTACTCATGACACTGGAAATAGGATGCTTGAAGCCGCAGCATTTTGGGGATTGGGAGGTAATTACCGCTATCTAGGGCAGTATCAAAAAGCGATTGAGTGTTTTCAGAAACAACTTGCTATTAGCTGTGAAATAAACGATCGCAGCTGGCAGATAAGTGCATTGGAAGGTCTAGGGGGTGTTTATCAGTTTTTGGGGCAGTATCAACAATCACTTGATTACTCTCAACAGTGTTTGGTAATTGCTCATGAAACTAATGATATTAACAGTCAGGCAGGGATACTATCAAATAGTGGTGGTATCTATTTACTTATACAGCAGTGGGAAAAAGCAATTGAATTATCTGAAAAATCACTTGAGCTTGCCACTGAAGTCAACAACAAAGATATTCAGGCACGTAGTCTCAGAAATCTTGGTCAAGCATACAAAAGCTTGGGCCAGTATCAGAAAGCCAGGGATCTTTTAGAAAGAGCTTTAACAATTTCTAGTGAAATTGGCGAAAAAGCATTATTAAGTAATATATTAGGAAGTCTGTGTGGGATATTTTTTGAAACCCACCAACTTGAACAGGCAATTGAATATAGCCAAAAGGCTAGTAATATAGCCTCTGAGGTGGGTAACAAAAGCGGCGAGGCTCACGCTTTATGGTGGATTGGAACTGCTTATAATAAGCTAGGGAGATATCAGAAAGCCCTGGAATATGAAAAACAAGCTTTAGTCATTTTTCACAATATAGGTGAAAGGCAGAATGAACAATATCTGCTTTACAACATTGCTAATGAATATTTCTCCCTAAAACAGTATCCTCAAGCAATGGGATTTTATCAATCTGCTCTTAGCCTTGCCCAAGAACTAAATAATCGTCGCGAAGAAGCCAAAGCATCTCATTTACTTGGTGTAACTTTTCACAATTTGGGTCGTAATACAGAAGCTATTTCTTATTATCGACAGGGCTACAGCATTTACAAAGAACTAGGTGATGAGACACAGGCACAAGAATGTTGGAAAGGTTTATCGCAATTAGGGGCAGAATAGCCAACCCTGAATAAGGTAGGGCCAGGGTATTCCTTACTCTCTACCTTATTCGTCACGTATTGGCTTATTCAATACCTTTAATCCGGTCTTCAACCTACTGATACAATTCACACAACATTTGTAGATTGCTTTGGCTAGTTTCCAAGTAACCGCGACCGTTGACTTCTAATAAAGTGGCAACAAATTGGAGGAAGAAATAAGGATTAAGGTTCATCAACCACTGACGCATTTCTTCATCTTGAATGAACGTGGCGTTAGTATCTTTAGAAATCCAGTTATCGAAGGCATCAACTCTCTGACTTGTCGCTCATCTGTTAATTTTTACCAAATTGATTCGAGATTTAGGTTAAAACCAGGGAGAACATTTTCTCCTGATAAAGTAGTAGGAGATTGCAGCACTTCAACTTCTTGACCTTGGCGATAAATTTCTACTTGCTTGGATTTGCGGTTAATTAACAAACCCAAAATAGTGCCATTCTCTCGGTATTCTTTCATTTTCTCTTGAGCTACTTTCAAAGTATCACTCGGTGAAAGTAACTCAATGACAAAATCAGGACAAATGGGGGGAAATTTCTCTTTCTGCTGCTGAGTTAGCGCATCCCATCGTTCCAGTTTCACCCAAGCAGCATCAGGAGAACGATTGGCACCATTGGGGAGTTTGAAACCTGTAGAGGAATCGAAAACTTTACCCCATTTATTTTGCTCGTTCCAAATCCAAAGTTGAGCAGTTAGTCCAGCGTTGCGATTTCCTGTTTCTCCCCCAGCGGGTGACATAATGATTAATTCCCCTGTAGCTGTGCGCTCAAACCTTAGATTTTCATTTACTTGGCAAAGCTGAAAAAATTGCTCATCTGTGAGCTTAATAATGGGGTTGAAGTTAACGGTTAGGGCAGTCATACCGACATTGGGGTTTAGATTTTGGATTATTTAACCCATGTAGAGACGCGATTAATCGCGTCTCTACATGGGTTTCAGTTACCGACTATTCTATTCCTTCAATCCGGTCTTCGACCTCCTGATACAATTCGCGCAGCATTTGTAAGTTGCTTTCGCTGGTTTCCCAGTAACCGCGACCATTTACTTCGAGTAAGGTTGCGACAACTTTGCGGAAGGAGTGAGGATTGAGGTTCATCAACCGCTTCCGCATCTCTTCATCTTGGATAAACGTGGTATTTGTATCCTCGTAAATCCAGTTATCGACTGCACCAGCAGTTGCAGACCAACCCATCGTATTTACTAGCCGCTTCGAGAGTTCGCGGACACCTTCGTAACCGTGACTTAGCATCCCTTCGTACCACTTGGGATTGAGTAGTTTGGTACGGGCATCTAAGCGGACGGTTTCAGATAGGGTGCGGACTTGGGCGTTGGCGGTGGTGGTGTCAGCAATGTAGGATGCTGGCGTTTTGCCATCGCCGCGTAGAGTGGCGACAACCTTGGTGGGGTCGGAGTCGAAATAGTGGGAAACATCCGTAAGACTAATCTCGGAAGAGTCGAGGTTTTGGAACGTCACTTCAGCAGTTTTCAGGGCGGTTTCAAAAATCTGACGCGACTGTTCCATTGTGCCGGGACTATCGGAGGTGAAAGCGAAAGATTTGCGGCTGAGGTACATATCTTGTAACTCAGATTCGCTTTCCCAGGTACTGTTTTCTACTGCCAGGTTGATATTAGAAGAATAAGAACCGGAGGCATTAGAAAAAACACGAGTTGCTGCTTGCCGCAGGTTGATGCCCATTTCCTCCGCCTGTTGTAAGGCGTGTTTGCGGACAAAGTTCATCGATAGCGGTTCATCGGCTTCTGCTGCCATTTTCACAGCTTGGTCGAGTAAATTCATCTGATTGATGAACAAGTCGCGGAAGACACCAGAACAGTTGATGACCACATCAACGCGGGGACGACCGAGTTCAGCCAGGGGAATCAGCTCCAGTTTGTTGACTCGTCCCAAAGCATCTGGCACGGGTTTAACGCCCACCATCCACATAATTTGGGCGAGGGATTCCCCGTAGGTTTTGATGTTGTCGGTTCCCCAGAGGACGCAGGCGATAGTTTCGGGATAGGCACCAGTTTCCGCCCGTTGCCGTTCTAGAAGTCGGTCTACAACGACTTTGGCGGATTTTACTGCGGCTGCGGTGGGGATAGATTGAGGGTCGAGGGCGTGGATGTTTTTGCCAGTAGGCAGGACATCCGGGTTGCGGATGGGGTCGCCACCTGGCCCCGGAAGGATGTATTCGCCTTCTAAACCTTTGAGT
This genomic window contains:
- a CDS encoding tetratricopeptide repeat protein gives rise to the protein MSGSQVLTLSQQIGAKEWHELALYHLGRYYLNLCQFNDSIIQFEQLLQLTHDTGNRMLEAAAFWGLGGNYRYLGQYQKAIECFQKQLAISCEINDRSWQISALEGLGGVYQFLGQYQQSLDYSQQCLVIAHETNDINSQAGILSNSGGIYLLIQQWEKAIELSEKSLELATEVNNKDIQARSLRNLGQAYKSLGQYQKARDLLERALTISSEIGEKALLSNILGSLCGIFFETHQLEQAIEYSQKASNIASEVGNKSGEAHALWWIGTAYNKLGRYQKALEYEKQALVIFHNIGERQNEQYLLYNIANEYFSLKQYPQAMGFYQSALSLAQELNNRREEAKASHLLGVTFHNLGRNTEAISYYRQGYSIYKELGDETQAQECWKGLSQLGAE
- a CDS encoding Uma2 family endonuclease, with the protein product MTALTVNFNPIIKLTDEQFFQLCQVNENLRFERTATGELIIMSPAGGETGNRNAGLTAQLWIWNEQNKWGKVFDSSTGFKLPNGANRSPDAAWVKLERWDALTQQQKEKFPPICPDFVIELLSPSDTLKVAQEKMKEYRENGTILGLLINRKSKQVEIYRQGQEVEVLQSPTTLSGENVLPGFNLNLESIW